The Kordia sp. SMS9 genome window below encodes:
- a CDS encoding aminotransferase class IV codes for MVNFNGNISEETTLLDVENRGIKYGDSLFETLRIVGHKILFWEDHYFRLMESMRILRMEIPMNFTMEFLEAEILNTIKTNDLTNARVRFTVYRGNGGLYMPTSNEIEYVITVNTLTSPFYLLSDATFEVDLYKDFYINKGLLSTLKTNNKVIHVLGSIYAKENALDNCLLVNEDKSVVEALNGNIFLVKDNVIKTPPITDGCLKGILRKQLIEILEKTPNYELKEESISPFEIQKADEFFITNVIKGIVPITKYRKKQFESTVARDLIAKLNMKIRLGA; via the coding sequence ATGGTAAATTTTAATGGAAATATCAGCGAAGAAACGACGCTCTTAGATGTTGAAAATAGAGGAATAAAATATGGCGATTCCTTATTTGAAACGCTTCGAATTGTGGGACATAAAATCCTCTTTTGGGAAGATCATTATTTCAGACTCATGGAATCAATGCGAATTCTTCGAATGGAAATTCCGATGAATTTTACCATGGAATTCCTAGAAGCAGAAATTCTAAATACCATAAAAACAAACGATTTGACAAACGCTCGTGTTCGTTTTACAGTCTATCGAGGCAATGGCGGACTCTACATGCCAACTTCCAATGAAATTGAATATGTAATCACAGTCAATACACTTACATCTCCTTTTTATTTGCTTTCAGACGCAACATTTGAAGTCGATCTATACAAAGATTTTTACATCAATAAAGGATTGCTTTCCACATTAAAAACGAATAACAAAGTCATTCATGTCTTAGGAAGTATTTATGCGAAAGAAAATGCGTTAGATAACTGTTTGCTTGTCAATGAAGATAAAAGTGTGGTAGAAGCCTTAAATGGAAATATTTTCTTGGTGAAAGATAATGTAATCAAAACACCACCAATTACAGATGGATGTTTGAAAGGAATTCTGCGAAAGCAATTGATAGAAATTCTTGAAAAAACACCTAACTATGAATTGAAAGAGGAAAGTATCTCTCCGTTTGAAATTCAAAAAGCAGACGAGTTTTTTATAACAAATGTCATCAAAGGAATTGTACCGATTACAAAATACCGAAAAAAGCAGTTTGAATCTACGGTTGCAAGAGATTTAATCGCAAAATTAAATATGAAAATTAGACTAGGCGCGTAA
- a CDS encoding YqgE/AlgH family protein: MIALKPDKGHLLIAEPSIIGDVSFNRSVVLLADHTEEGSIGFILNKPLNVHLSDLIPQFSNAKTTFKVYNGGPVEQDNLYFIHKIPHLVPNSIEISLGIYWGGDFSSIIKLLEEDKLQQDDIKFFLGYSGWHANQLSEELNSNSWIIVENEFQKEIISKSCKSIWRKKMMELGGEYLIWSNAPEDPSHN, encoded by the coding sequence ATGATAGCCTTAAAACCAGATAAAGGACATCTTTTAATAGCTGAACCATCTATTATAGGAGATGTATCTTTCAACAGATCAGTTGTTTTACTTGCTGATCATACTGAAGAAGGTTCCATTGGCTTTATTTTAAATAAACCACTAAATGTGCATCTTTCTGACTTGATTCCGCAATTTTCGAACGCAAAAACGACGTTTAAAGTATATAATGGCGGACCTGTAGAACAAGATAATTTATATTTTATTCATAAAATACCACATTTGGTGCCTAATAGTATAGAAATTTCGCTGGGGATTTATTGGGGCGGCGATTTTTCTTCTATTATTAAATTGTTGGAAGAAGACAAATTACAACAAGATGACATTAAATTTTTCTTAGGTTATTCTGGTTGGCATGCCAATCAACTTAGTGAAGAATTGAATTCCAATTCTTGGATTATTGTGGAGAATGAGTTTCAGAAAGAAATCATTTCCAAATCTTGCAAATCTATTTGGCGTAAAAAAATGATGGAACTTGGTGGTGAGTATTTGATTTGGTCGAATGCTCCTGAAGATCCGAGTCATAATTAG
- a CDS encoding HU family DNA-binding protein codes for MMNKTELIDAMAADAGISKAAAKKSLESFLGNVEGALKDGKRVSLVGFGSWSVSERAAREGRNPQTGKTIQIAAKKVVKFKAGSDLGKAVN; via the coding sequence ATTATGAACAAAACAGAATTAATTGACGCAATGGCTGCTGACGCAGGAATCTCTAAAGCTGCAGCAAAGAAGTCATTGGAATCATTTTTAGGAAATGTAGAAGGAGCTTTAAAGGACGGAAAAAGAGTTTCTTTAGTAGGTTTCGGATCTTGGTCAGTTTCAGAAAGAGCTGCAAGAGAAGGAAGAAATCCACAAACTGGAAAAACTATCCAAATTGCTGCTAAAAAAGTAGTAAAATTTAAAGCAGGTTCTGATTTAGGAAAAGCAGTAAACTAA